The following proteins are encoded in a genomic region of bacterium:
- a CDS encoding beta-lactamase family protein produces MGELQGSCHEAFDGVRAVFEEGFRERDEIGAAVSVFLDGEPVVDLWGGFADQARTQPWQRDTLVNVYSTTKGAAAFCAHRLVDQGKLDLDAPVAKYWPEFAAAGKQEIPVRWLLSHRAGLPAVREVLPGEALYDWDAMATALAAEEPWWTPGEEHGYHALTYGWLVGEVVRRISGKSLGTFFREEIAQPLGLDFHIGLAEAEHGRVAEMGPMAMPGPDDKDALEMGQRIMADLEGMTARAFGNPPSMMAGVNVPEWRSAEIPGANGHATARAIAKLYGIVALNDGRVISPESIEAARTEQSHGPDAVLGISTRFGLGFMLSQDERMARFGPNDGAFGHPGAGGSVGLADTQRRLGIGYVMNRMGPRILLDDRALALIDAAYAAL; encoded by the coding sequence ATGGGCGAACTACAAGGGAGCTGCCACGAGGCCTTCGATGGCGTGCGCGCCGTATTCGAAGAAGGCTTCCGGGAGCGAGACGAGATCGGTGCTGCGGTAAGCGTCTTCCTCGACGGGGAGCCGGTGGTCGACCTCTGGGGCGGCTTCGCGGATCAGGCCCGCACCCAGCCGTGGCAGCGGGACACCCTGGTGAATGTCTACTCGACGACCAAGGGGGCAGCGGCCTTCTGTGCGCATCGGCTCGTCGATCAGGGGAAGCTCGATCTGGATGCACCGGTTGCGAAGTACTGGCCGGAATTCGCTGCCGCCGGGAAGCAGGAGATCCCGGTTCGCTGGCTGCTCTCCCACAGGGCCGGGTTGCCGGCGGTACGCGAGGTGCTTCCGGGGGAAGCTCTCTACGACTGGGACGCCATGGCCACCGCGCTGGCCGCTGAAGAGCCGTGGTGGACGCCTGGCGAGGAGCACGGCTACCACGCGCTCACCTATGGCTGGCTGGTAGGCGAGGTCGTCCGTCGCATCAGCGGCAAGAGCCTGGGGACGTTCTTTCGCGAGGAGATCGCCCAGCCCCTCGGCCTCGATTTCCACATTGGGCTTGCGGAGGCGGAACACGGCCGGGTCGCGGAAATGGGGCCGATGGCGATGCCGGGCCCCGATGACAAGGACGCCCTGGAGATGGGGCAGAGGATCATGGCCGATCTCGAAGGCATGACGGCGCGGGCGTTCGGAAATCCGCCCTCGATGATGGCCGGGGTGAACGTGCCGGAATGGCGGAGCGCTGAAATTCCAGGTGCCAACGGACATGCGACTGCCCGCGCGATCGCGAAGCTCTACGGCATCGTCGCGCTGAACGACGGTCGTGTGATCAGCCCCGAATCGATCGAGGCGGCGCGTACCGAGCAGTCTCATGGGCCCGACGCGGTGCTCGGGATCTCCACGCGCTTCGGGCTCGGATTCATGCTCTCCCAGGACGAAAGGATGGCCCGTTTCGGGCCGAACGATGGGGCTTTCGGTCATCCTGGCGCCGGTGGTTCGGTGGGGCTCGCCGATACGCAGCGGCGCCTTGGCATTGGCTACGTGATGAACCGGATGGGCCCGCGAATCCTGCTCGATGACCGGGCGCTCGCACTCATCGATGCGGCCTACGCCGCCCTCTGA
- a CDS encoding amidase, whose protein sequence is MTTPLDLSLTELTAALRERKLSSVELGEAVLARIDATNADLNAFVALRDREAILADARAADERIARGEARPLEGVPLGVKDLEAAEGLPHTEGCLIYKDRIADHDSTQVGRLRDAGAILVGKTNAPEFGYTAITKNLVYGVTRSPWDLERTPGGSSGGSAAVLAASVCPLVTSSDGGGSIRIPASFVGAFGLKVSFGRVPRGPMHQWNYGDTSVYGPTTKTVADGALFLDQVAGASPCDPKSLPDPGISYVQALAEELPAGTRFGVSPDLGYAVVQSDVAACFDDSVKAFETAGHTLVPVEGGPPRMGREWGLLGAFEMAGPLGSYLPEREEEFGRTFIRGVQAADAMTPEIWGRISEQRMQLNEWCARVFDEVDFLLTPTVPYDPPPARGPFPEETEGRKQHAAGVAAFTIPFNMSWHPAATVRAGVSKAGLPIGLQIVGPRHRDDLVLRAALAFERERPWHPEWPQIG, encoded by the coding sequence ATGACGACCCCCCTCGATCTTTCGCTCACCGAACTCACTGCCGCGTTGCGCGAACGGAAGCTCTCCTCCGTCGAGCTCGGCGAAGCCGTGCTGGCGCGCATCGATGCCACCAACGCGGATCTGAATGCCTTCGTGGCGCTGCGGGATCGCGAGGCGATCCTCGCCGATGCCCGCGCTGCCGACGAGCGCATCGCCCGCGGTGAAGCGCGGCCCCTCGAAGGGGTGCCGCTCGGCGTCAAGGATCTCGAGGCTGCCGAAGGTCTTCCCCACACCGAGGGATGCCTGATCTACAAGGATCGCATTGCAGATCACGACAGTACCCAGGTGGGTCGGCTGCGGGATGCGGGTGCGATCCTGGTCGGAAAGACGAACGCACCGGAGTTCGGCTACACGGCGATCACGAAGAATCTCGTCTACGGCGTGACGCGCTCACCCTGGGATCTCGAGCGAACGCCCGGCGGTTCGAGTGGCGGATCGGCTGCAGTGCTCGCCGCTTCCGTATGCCCTCTGGTGACTTCCTCCGATGGCGGCGGTTCGATTCGCATTCCCGCCAGCTTCGTGGGCGCGTTCGGTTTAAAGGTCTCCTTTGGCAGGGTTCCCCGCGGCCCGATGCATCAATGGAACTACGGGGATACATCGGTGTACGGACCGACGACGAAGACCGTCGCCGATGGTGCACTCTTCCTCGATCAGGTGGCCGGGGCGTCGCCGTGTGATCCGAAGTCGTTGCCGGACCCCGGCATCTCCTACGTCCAGGCCCTCGCAGAAGAACTGCCGGCGGGGACACGCTTCGGCGTCTCACCGGATCTCGGCTATGCGGTGGTCCAATCCGATGTGGCCGCCTGCTTCGACGATTCGGTGAAGGCTTTCGAGACGGCTGGCCACACGCTGGTGCCGGTCGAGGGCGGGCCGCCCAGAATGGGCCGCGAATGGGGCCTGCTCGGCGCTTTCGAGATGGCCGGCCCGCTGGGTTCGTACCTGCCGGAGCGAGAAGAGGAGTTCGGTCGAACGTTCATCCGCGGTGTCCAGGCGGCGGATGCCATGACGCCCGAAATCTGGGGCCGCATTTCCGAACAACGCATGCAGCTGAACGAATGGTGCGCCCGCGTATTCGATGAAGTCGATTTCCTTCTCACGCCCACCGTGCCCTACGACCCGCCGCCGGCTCGGGGACCGTTCCCGGAAGAGACCGAGGGCCGCAAACAGCACGCGGCCGGCGTCGCGGCGTTCACCATCCCGTTCAATATGTCCTGGCATCCGGCGGCGACGGTTCGAGCAGGCGTTTCCAAGGCCGGTCTTCCGATCGGTCTTCAGATCGTCGGCCCCCGGCATCGGGACGACCTGGTGCTGCGTGCCGCCCTGGCGTTCGAACGCGAACGGCCTTGGCATCCGGAGTGGCCTCAGATCGGCTGA